TCGGGCTGGCCCAGGAGGCTAGTGGCCGGCGCGGGAGCCGGCACGTGGCGGCCAACTGCGCCCTGGCGACGCTCCTGGCCGTCGCCGCTCTGCTGGTCAGCGAGGTCTGGCCCGGCGGCGTCGCCCTCCTGACCGCGGCCTTCGTCGGCGCCCTGGCCACGGCCACCCTGGACACCGGCTCCAGCGAGCTCGGCCAGCTCTACGGGAAGAAGCCGGTTTTGATAACCACCTTCCGCCGGGTGGAGCCGGGCACGGCCGGCGCGGTCTCCTGGCAGGGGACTTTGGGCGGATTCGGTCTGGCGGCGCTGGTGGGCCTTCTGGCCGCGGCAATCGGGATGATTCCCTGGCATCACGTCTGGATCCCCCCCGTGGCCGGGCTCATCGGCGGGAGCTTCGAGAGCTACCTGGGGGCGCTGGTCCCCTCGGGAAAGCTCTCGAATGAAATCGAAAACTTTTTGAACACGGTGGTCGGCGCCGCGGCCGCATTCCTGTTGGCCCTCATCTGAGGAGGCCCATGCCCCTGGAACGCCGCCTGACGCTCATGGACGCCTTCGCCATCGCCGCCGGAGCGATGATCTCCTCGGGCCTCTTCGTCTTGCCGGGCATCGCCTACGCCAAGATCGGCCCCGCCTCGATTCTGGCCTACCTCGTGGCCGGCGTCCTGATGATCCCCACCATGCTCTCCAAGGCGGAGCTGGCCACGGCCATGCCCAAGGCTGGCGGCAACTACTTCTTCATCACCCGGGGCCTGGGCGGGCTGGCCGGGACCATGGGCGGGCTGGCCGACTGGTTCTCCATCTCCCTGAAGAGCGCCTTCGCCCTCATCGGCATCGGGGCCTTCGCCAGGCTGGCCTTCCCCGGCATTTCCGAGCTCGGGTTCAAGATGGTCGCCGTGAGCGGGGCGGTCCTCTTCACCGCCCTGAACCTCCTGTCGGTCAAGGTGGCCGGCAAGATCCAGGTCGTCCTCACCCTGAGCCTGTTGGCCATCCTGGGCTTCTACATCGTCGGCGGCTCCACCGGCATCCGGCTCGCCCGGTACGAGCCGTTCTTCAATACCGGTTTCCGGGAGTTCTTCTCCACGACGGGGCTCGTCTTCATCAGCTTCGGCGGCCTGACCAAGCTGGCCAGTATGGGGGAGGAGATTGACAACCCGGGACGGAACATCCCCCGGTCCATGTTCCTAGCCTTCGCCGCCGTGGAGTTCGTGTCGGTCTTCGCCGTGGCGGTGACCTGCGGCCTGGTGGAGCCCGCCACGCTGGCCGGTTCGCTGACCCCGCTCTCCGACGGGGCCCTGGTCATAGCGGGGGGATTCGGGGAGATAATCCTTGCCGTGGCGGCGATACTGGCCTTCATCACCACGGCCAACGCCGGCATCATGGCGGCCAGCCGGGTGCCCCTGGGGATGAGCCAAGACCACCTGTTACCCCGCCTCTTCGCAAAAATTTCCACCAAGCGGAGTACCCCCACCACAGCCCTGGTCGTCACCTGCCTGTTCATGACGGGCACGATAATTTTCCTGGACCTGGAGGTGCTCATCAAGGTCGCCAGCACCAGCCTCCTGTTCACGTTCTGCATGGTGAACCTGAGCTTAGTCATCATGCGCCTGGTCAAGGTGAAGAATTACCGACCGAAGTTCAAATCCCCCCTCTTCCCCGTGCTGCAAATCCTGGCGATTGTCGTCTACGTTTTCTTGATCGCCGAGATGGGCACCGTGACCCTGCTCCTCTTCGCGGGCCTCTTGGTTCTGGGTTTGGGATGGTATTTCTTCTACGCCCGGCTGCACATACGGAGCACTTCGGCGCTCATCACCCTCACCGAGCGTCTGGTGTCGCCCAACCTCCAGGAGACCACGAGCCGGGAGCAGTTGGAAAAAGAGCTGCTCCAGATAGTCAAGGAACGCGACGACATTCGTTTCGACCGCTTCGATCTCTTGATTCAACGCGCCCCCTTGGTGGACCTGCCGCGGAGCGTGACCGTGGACGAGCTCTTCCGGATCGTGGCCGACCACCTTTGCGAGCGGCTGGGCCTCCGGCCCGACGAGCTCGTCCGCCTGTTGCACGAGCGGGAGGCCGAATCCACCACGGCCATTTCCCCGGGGCTGGCCATCCCCCACGTCATCTGCCCCGGGGCGGGCTGTTTCGCGGTGATGCTCATCAGGTGCCGGGAGGGGATAGACTTCGGGGCCGACACGGGACCGGTGCACTTCGTCTTCGTCCTGGCCGGCAGCCGCGACGAGCGGAACTTCCACCTGAAGGCCCTGATGGCCATCGCCCACATCGTCCGCGAGGTTACTCTGGAAACCATCGTCAATACGGCCGATACGATGGAAGAAATCCGGGACCGCATCCTCCTCTCCCGGCGCCCCCGGCACAACTGAGAAGTATATTTTTCTTGCGAAAAAAAGCTCTTTTCTTGTGGGAAAGCCGCTCCTGAGCTATACTCATACCCGTGGGTTTCGTATACACACAAAAAAACCGTTCACAGGTCGTCCCCTGCCACGCGCATGGAGGTTTCGATGCTCCGTAACCTCTGGCTAGTGTTGCCTCTGGCTCTGGTTTTCTTCCTCGGCTGTCAACCCGAGGATGACGGGGAGGACGAGGTGATATCGGACACGGTCATCGAGGGCGAGATAGTCACCGATGCCGATACCGTGGACGAGGGCGAACTGGTGACCTTCACCGTACCCGAAAATACGGGTACCGTCAGAGCGACGGCGGATGGATTCCGTGTGCAGCTCTTCGCGGGCGTCTCCGAGGATAACGCCCGGAAGATGGCCCGGGAGGCCGAATCCGTCCTGGGAGTACCCGTCTACGTGAGTTATATGGATGGTTACTGGAAGGTGCGGGCGGGCGACTGCCGCACCCGGGCGGAAGCCGAAACCCTGCGCAACCGGGCGCGCAACTCCGGTTACGCCGACTGCTGGATCGCCGCCGATACCGTAGTTCAGTAGCCTCTTCCTCCGACTACCCGTGATCCCTCGAGTTCGCCGATTGGAAAATTCAAAAACCAAGCGATGGACGAAAGGACGCACCTTGCGGGTAGTTGTCTTTGAGGATTGCCGCTGGCGCAAGCTCTTTCCGTTGACCGAACTTCGACCGGTCTGGGACCTGTCCTTGGGTATGGGCAGGCTCTCGGACCGTTTAAAGAGGGCCCTGCCCAACGTCACCTGGTGGCCCCGGCCGGAGCTGCGCGAAATTTGCACGGGTCCGCTGTTCAATCCCGAAGACCTGGGCGACGAGCCGCTCCTGTTGGTAAACGGGGCGGTGTGCGAGCCGGAGACCCTGGCGGAAAAAATCACCCTGGGCAAGCGGGTGGAGGAGGTCTACGCCGTCGGGGAGGAGAGGTGCCTGATCTGGGCCCGCCTGGAGTCCGGCGAGGCGAAGGAAATCCTAGGCGACATCCACACCTCGGACCCCCGGTTCATCGAGCGGTTCCTGACCGGCGAACGGTCCAAGTGGCTGAGCCCGCCCAAAGGGGGGGCGGAGACGTCGTGCCTTTTCCGCCGTCCCTGGGAGCTCGTCGAGAGGAACGCCGAGGCGCTGCGCCGCGATTTCGCCGTCCTCACCCGGAGAAGAACCAAATGGAAGGGTGATGTGCAGGGTGACCCGGCGCTGGTCTTCATCGAAGAGGGCGCCCTAGTCGAGCGAGGGGTGGTCTTCTCCACCGCGGGAGGCCCCGTGGTGGTGGCGACCGGGGCCGAGTTGCGCGCTCCCTCGCGGATCGAGGGACCCTGCTACATCGGACCGAAAACCATCGTGGACTCGGCCCAGATCCGACCCGGATGCTCCTTCGGTCAGAACTGCCGCGTCTCGGGCGAGGTCGAGGCGAGCGTTTTCGCCGATCACGTCAACAAGCACCACTACGGCTTCATCGGGCATTCCTACGTGGGTGAGTGGGTGAACCTGGGCGCCGGGACGACCAACTCGGACCTCAAGAACACCTACGGGGAGGTGCGGGCCCACGGTCCCGAAGGTCGCGTGCCCACCGGCCTCGACAAGGCGGGCTGCTTCCTGGGCGACCACGTGAAGCTGGGCATCGGCACCCTGGTGGGTACCGGGGTCTGTATCGGCCCTTTCTCCAACGTCTTCAACTCGCCGCCGGTGGGCGGATACGTGCCGCCCTTCTCCTGGGGATCCTTCGGCGATTTCGAGGCCAACGAGCCGGCCAAGGCCCTGGAAGTGGCGGGGATGGTGATGGCCCGGCGCGGGGTGGAGCTGACGCCCGGCTACCGTCGGTTCGTCGAACGGCTCGCCGAACGGTACGCCTCGAGCCGATGAGGCGGACGGCTCGCCGAAACGCCCCGCTCTTTCTCGGGTCGGCTCTGCTCCTCGCCGCCTGCGGGAATCTGCGGCAGGGGGATGAGATTCCCGTGGGGACTTCGGCGTCGGAGAGGCTGGCCGAGGCGCGGACGGTGGCCGTTGCATACCTGCCCGACGGGATGCTCTGCGAGGCCCTGGGGCTGGATTACGGGCCGACGTTCGGGGACGGACGTTGCCCCGACTGGACCTACACCTTCTATTCGGCGGTCGCCGCGTCCGTCTTCCGGGTTCACCTGGGGCCCGACGGACTGCTGACCCCGCTCGGCGAACCGGAAAAACTCCTCCCCGGTCAGTCACCCTTCGGCAAGCCGTTCGGCGAGCCGCTCGGCGGGCCGCCCGCGTGGGACGGTGATTTCTTCATAGACTCGGACTTCGCCGCCAAGTCGGCCCGCATGGCTTCGGCGAGCCGTTCGGCGAGCCGCGGGGCGGTCGGCATCCTCTCCGAGGGAACCCCGGTGAGTGAGCGCCTGCGCCTGTGCGCCCGGGGGTTCCCCGACGGCGTGAAACCTGTGTGGGAGTTGACCTACACGGTCCGCGGCGCTTCAGGGTTCAAAACACAAACGGTCACCGTGGACGCCGCCACGGGTCGGATGCTCGAGAACGAGCCCTTTTTCGAATGAAGGTTCCCGTAGGCAGGGGTGTGGTGGCCGGATTGGCGGGGGGCGCGGCGAGCCTCGTCTCCCAGCTCTTCCTGCGCACCGCCCTGGACCTGGGCCCCCGCCTGAGCGACCTCTACCCCGAGCTCTTCGGCCGTCTCACCGGGTGG
This bacterium DNA region includes the following protein-coding sequences:
- a CDS encoding DUF92 domain-containing protein yields the protein MLETLWQNFLQSLYIHLPFALLAFILRWVSLSGFLGGLGIGWLVFLGLGWRGWVVLAFFFALGTLVTRLGYKKKEALGLAQEASGRRGSRHVAANCALATLLAVAALLVSEVWPGGVALLTAAFVGALATATLDTGSSELGQLYGKKPVLITTFRRVEPGTAGAVSWQGTLGGFGLAALVGLLAAAIGMIPWHHVWIPPVAGLIGGSFESYLGALVPSGKLSNEIENFLNTVVGAAAAFLLALI
- a CDS encoding amino acid permease; this encodes MPLERRLTLMDAFAIAAGAMISSGLFVLPGIAYAKIGPASILAYLVAGVLMIPTMLSKAELATAMPKAGGNYFFITRGLGGLAGTMGGLADWFSISLKSAFALIGIGAFARLAFPGISELGFKMVAVSGAVLFTALNLLSVKVAGKIQVVLTLSLLAILGFYIVGGSTGIRLARYEPFFNTGFREFFSTTGLVFISFGGLTKLASMGEEIDNPGRNIPRSMFLAFAAVEFVSVFAVAVTCGLVEPATLAGSLTPLSDGALVIAGGFGEIILAVAAILAFITTANAGIMAASRVPLGMSQDHLLPRLFAKISTKRSTPTTALVVTCLFMTGTIIFLDLEVLIKVASTSLLFTFCMVNLSLVIMRLVKVKNYRPKFKSPLFPVLQILAIVVYVFLIAEMGTVTLLLFAGLLVLGLGWYFFYARLHIRSTSALITLTERLVSPNLQETTSREQLEKELLQIVKERDDIRFDRFDLLIQRAPLVDLPRSVTVDELFRIVADHLCERLGLRPDELVRLLHEREAESTTAISPGLAIPHVICPGAGCFAVMLIRCREGIDFGADTGPVHFVFVLAGSRDERNFHLKALMAIAHIVREVTLETIVNTADTMEEIRDRILLSRRPRHN
- a CDS encoding SPOR domain-containing protein, which produces MLRNLWLVLPLALVFFLGCQPEDDGEDEVISDTVIEGEIVTDADTVDEGELVTFTVPENTGTVRATADGFRVQLFAGVSEDNARKMAREAESVLGVPVYVSYMDGYWKVRAGDCRTRAEAETLRNRARNSGYADCWIAADTVVQ
- a CDS encoding putative sugar nucleotidyl transferase, yielding MRVVVFEDCRWRKLFPLTELRPVWDLSLGMGRLSDRLKRALPNVTWWPRPELREICTGPLFNPEDLGDEPLLLVNGAVCEPETLAEKITLGKRVEEVYAVGEERCLIWARLESGEAKEILGDIHTSDPRFIERFLTGERSKWLSPPKGGAETSCLFRRPWELVERNAEALRRDFAVLTRRRTKWKGDVQGDPALVFIEEGALVERGVVFSTAGGPVVVATGAELRAPSRIEGPCYIGPKTIVDSAQIRPGCSFGQNCRVSGEVEASVFADHVNKHHYGFIGHSYVGEWVNLGAGTTNSDLKNTYGEVRAHGPEGRVPTGLDKAGCFLGDHVKLGIGTLVGTGVCIGPFSNVFNSPPVGGYVPPFSWGSFGDFEANEPAKALEVAGMVMARRGVELTPGYRRFVERLAERYASSR